AAACTCCTGGAGCTGTAATGAATATTCAAGATATTTGTACTGCATGTCCGGAAAGGTTAGTTGGAGTAGCTTTTGGTTGCGAAGATTTTATGACTGAGTTAGGTGGACAACACGATAGTGAAGGGCAAAGCATCTTTACTGCCAGAGCTATGATTGCAATGGGAGCAAAAGCAAATAATATTGTGCCAATAGATACAGTGCATATAAAAGTACATGATTTAGTAGATTTAGAAAAAAATCTAATACTATCGAGAAAATTAGGTTTTGAAGGAATGCTAGTCCTTAACCCAAAAGAATTACCATTAGTTCATCAATACTATTCCCCATCTCAAGAGCAGGTTCAGTGGGCAAAAGAGATGTTGGAATTATCGGAAGAAGCCGTAAAACAAGGAAAAGGGGTTGCAATGAAAGACAACAAATTTATTGGCCCCCCAATGGTAAAAATGGCTAAGGATATATTAAATAAAGTTGATCTTATAAAAACCATAAAAAATGAGTAAGAAAATTATAATTATTGGAGGTGAAGGGAATGGGGGCGTTATTGCTTCTTGTATTGAGGATAATAGAATTAGATATAATGATTTTGAGTGGGAGATTGTTGGGTTTGTTAATGATTTTGAAAGTGAAGTTTCAGGATACCCTGTAATAGGTAAGCTAGATTCTATACAGAACTTGATAGAAACCACAGATTATTATTTTAGTTGGGGTATTCATCTAGTGGGAAGAAATGTTCTGACAGAAAAATTATTTAGAAATGCAAATATTCCAACAGAAAGATTGGGAACAATCGTCCATAAATCTGCTTTTGTTGCAAAAAATGCAATACTGGAGCCAGGAGCTTTCGTAATGTCAAATAGTTATATAGGTCCTGGAGCATATATCGGTATAGCTTCTTTAATAATGGCGAATTGTTCGATAGGACATAATATAAAGATGGGAGCATTGTGTCATTGCTCAGTAGGAAGTATAATGACTGGATATTCTGAGTTAGGCTTATGTTCCGACTTAGCGGTAGGATCAACATTATTGGCATCAAAAACTATTGGAGACTTTGCAATGTTAGGTGCTGCTAGTTTAGCAACTCATGATATTCCTGATTATGAAATTCATGTTGGAAGTCCTGCTAAATTTTTTAAAAGAATAAGAAAAGATTAGTATTATGGTTAAGTTTTTAGATTTACAGAAAATAACAAATCAATATTCAGAAGAAATACATAAAGCTGTAAGTAGAGTTGTGGATTCGGGTTGGTATTTGCAGGGTAAGGAGAATAGGAAATTTGAAGAAGAGTATTTAAATTTTATTGGTACAAAATATTGTATCGGAGTTGCTAACGGTCTAGATGCTTTAATTTGGATTCTTAGAGCATATATTGAACTAGGAATTATGAAAGAAGAAGACGAGGTTATTGTTCCTGCAAATACCTATATTGCTTCAATTCTCGCAATTACAGAAAATAATCTTGTTCCTGTTTTGGTGGAACCAGACATAAATACTTTTCAAATTAATGAAAATAAGATTGAGGAAGCAATCACTCCAAGAACCAAAGCAATAATGATTGTCCATCTTTATGGCCGTTGTGCTTATACAGATAAGATTGGAAAAATTTGCAAAAAACATAATTTAAAACTTATTGAAGATAATGCCCAAGCTCAAGGCTGTTATTTTTTAGGAAATAAAAATGTAAATATACGTACCGGCTCACTTGGTGATGCTGCTGGTCATTCCTTTTATCCCGGGAAAAATCTTGGAGCTTTTGGTGATGCGGGAGCTGTAACAACCAATAATAAAGAATTAGCAAACACAATAAGAGCTCTTGCAAATTATGGTTCTTCAAAGAAATATGTTTTCAAATATAAAGGAAGAAATTCTCGTTTAGACGAAATTCAAGCTGCTGTATTATCAGTAAAACTAAAATATTTAGATAAAGATAATGCTCATAGAAAAGAAATTGCAAAATACTATATAGAAAACATACATAATCCAAAAATCGTACTGCCAAAGGTAGTAGATTATAATTCTCATGTGTTTCATATCTTTCCTATACTTTGCAAGCAAAGAAACGAATTACAAAATTATCTAACAGAAAATGGCGTCCAAACTTTAATACATTATCCAATTCCACCTCATTTACAAGAATGCTATCAAGCGTCAAACCTCAAAGTTCAAAATACAAAACTAAGTATTACCGAACAAATACATAACGAAGAATTAAGTTTGCCCATATCCCCTGTTATTAGCATGGAAGAAGCTAAAATTGTTATTGAATTGATAAATAAGTATTAATCTGTGTCAGAAGTAAAACAAAATTCGAATAACACTGAAGAAATATCTGCTTATAGAAGTATTTTTAAAGCTACATCTCTTTTTGGTGGAGTTCAACTTTGGAAAATATTAATTGAGATTGTAAAACAAAAATTTATTGCAATACTTCTTGGCCCGACAGGTATGGGAATTAGAGGATTATATATATCAACTACTCAGCTTATCCAAGGACTAACCGCAATGGGTTTATCTTCAAGTGCTGTAAAAAACATAGCAGAAGCAAATGGTAGTGGGGATTTTCAAAAGATAAGTAGAGTTGTAATAGTTTTAAGAAGATTGGTATGGTTTACTGGGTTATTGGGCATGATCGTTGTGATTGCATTTTCGCCAATACTCAGTAAGTCAACCTTTGGCAACTACGATTATACAATTCCTTTTATTTTCTTATCTGTAACTTTATTATTTCAACAACTTTCAGCAGGACAATCTGTTATTTTACAAGGAATGAGAAAACTTAAACATCTTGCAAAGTCAGGAGTTTTGGGTTCATTTTTTGGATTAATCATATCTATTCCTATTTATTATTTTTTCGGAATTAAAGGAATTGTTCCAACTCTTATTCTTAATTCAATTACCACATTGCTATTAACCTGGTATTTCTCAAAAAAAATTAAAATTGAGAAACAAAAGATTACACCTAAACAAACATTTCAAGAAGGAAAAGAAATGTTAAAAATGGGGTTGGCTATGTCTTTAACAAATATTCTTGTATTAGGCATTGGATATATAATTAGAATATATATAGTACGAATAGGTGGCACAGAAGAAGTTGGATTATTTACTGCAGGATTTGCGATAGTTAATGGATATGTTGGATTAATATTCACTGCAATGGGGACAGATTATTATCCTAGATTAGCGGGAGTGAATAAAGATAATCAAAAATGCAAGGAGATAATTAATCAACAGGCAGAAGTAGCAATTTTAATTTTAGCTCCAATAATTATGATATTTCTATTAACAGCACCCTATGCAGTTTCTTTATTATATTCAAATAAATTCGTCCCTATTACTGGTTATATGCAATGGGCAATGTTAGGAATGATATTTAAAGCCACATCTTGGTCAATTTCATTCATTTTTGTAGCAAAACAAGATATGAAAATATTTTTATTAAATGAGATATCAATAAAAATATTTAATGTTCCTCTATATTTGTTGATGTATAAATATTTTGGATTAGATGGTTTAGGAATTGGATTTATGATTAATTATTTTGTGTATTTTATATTAATGTATTTCGTTTCAAATAGAAAGTATAAGTTTAGGTTTGTACCTTCTTTTAATCGACTGTTTTTCATATGTACTTTTTTAGTCTTATTATGTTTTATTTTAATATACCTTTGGAAATCAAATTATGTATATATACCAACAATAATATTAACTTTAATTTGTTGTATGTACTCATTAAAAGAAGTGGACCGGAGGATGAAATTAAAAAGCATAATCTGTAAATTTAGAAATTCAAGTACGTAATTAGACGTTATGAGAATAACTGAATTATATATAAATAAACTATACGATAAATTAAAAAACAAAGCAAAAAATTCTTTTAAAAGAAATGATTTTGATAATTCTTTGATTTATCTGCAAGGAGCTTCATTTACTGCATATAATTTTCATTTAGGTTTTAAAGATGATGATATTGAAAGTATGTTAAAAAACATATCAAAAATTTTGAAAAAGAATACAATAACTGAAGCGTTTGATAATAATAAATGTGTTTTTTTTGATAGTTTTTCCCTAGATCATCAAGCTTTAACTCAACAGTATATAAAAGCAATAATTCAATCTGGTTGGAATTTGCTTTATATCACAGAGGCAAATATCAATAGTGAAAGAGCTAAGGATATAAAAAATGAAATTATGCAATATGATAAATCTTCTATTATTCAAATTCCATCCTATATTAAAGGAATAGATAGATCTCAATTTATATATGATTCTATAATTAAATTCGAACCGTCTAAACTTTTTATGCATATACTTCCAAATGCTGTGTATGCAGCTACTGCATTTTATGCATTACCAAAGGGAATAGACAGATTTCAAATTAATCTAACAGATCATACTTTTTGGATAGGGAAAGGTTGTTTAGATTATTCAATAGAGTTCAGACCTTTAGGCGCTTTGCTGTCCTTAAGACGTAGACTAATTCCGAAAAACAATATATTTATCATTCCATATTATCCTATTATTTCTTCTACAAAGTTTCAGGGTTTGCC
This genomic window from Lentimicrobiaceae bacterium contains:
- a CDS encoding CoA ester lyase, with translation MRTDLLMRSLMFVPAHNETLIESALRRDADVLLLDIEDSVQPTENKQIARDNIVKYLKAGKFDNRVLFPRVNDRESGQLLKDVYQLACVGINGFMYPKAKKGEDIYFFGKLLETIEYEKKLPLHTFKIIALIETPGAVMNIQDICTACPERLVGVAFGCEDFMTELGGQHDSEGQSIFTARAMIAMGAKANNIVPIDTVHIKVHDLVDLEKNLILSRKLGFEGMLVLNPKELPLVHQYYSPSQEQVQWAKEMLELSEEAVKQGKGVAMKDNKFIGPPMVKMAKDILNKVDLIKTIKNE
- a CDS encoding sugar O-acyltransferase, whose amino-acid sequence is MSKKIIIIGGEGNGGVIASCIEDNRIRYNDFEWEIVGFVNDFESEVSGYPVIGKLDSIQNLIETTDYYFSWGIHLVGRNVLTEKLFRNANIPTERLGTIVHKSAFVAKNAILEPGAFVMSNSYIGPGAYIGIASLIMANCSIGHNIKMGALCHCSVGSIMTGYSELGLCSDLAVGSTLLASKTIGDFAMLGAASLATHDIPDYEIHVGSPAKFFKRIRKD
- a CDS encoding DegT/DnrJ/EryC1/StrS family aminotransferase yields the protein MVKFLDLQKITNQYSEEIHKAVSRVVDSGWYLQGKENRKFEEEYLNFIGTKYCIGVANGLDALIWILRAYIELGIMKEEDEVIVPANTYIASILAITENNLVPVLVEPDINTFQINENKIEEAITPRTKAIMIVHLYGRCAYTDKIGKICKKHNLKLIEDNAQAQGCYFLGNKNVNIRTGSLGDAAGHSFYPGKNLGAFGDAGAVTTNNKELANTIRALANYGSSKKYVFKYKGRNSRLDEIQAAVLSVKLKYLDKDNAHRKEIAKYYIENIHNPKIVLPKVVDYNSHVFHIFPILCKQRNELQNYLTENGVQTLIHYPIPPHLQECYQASNLKVQNTKLSITEQIHNEELSLPISPVISMEEAKIVIELINKY
- a CDS encoding O-antigen translocase, producing MSEVKQNSNNTEEISAYRSIFKATSLFGGVQLWKILIEIVKQKFIAILLGPTGMGIRGLYISTTQLIQGLTAMGLSSSAVKNIAEANGSGDFQKISRVVIVLRRLVWFTGLLGMIVVIAFSPILSKSTFGNYDYTIPFIFLSVTLLFQQLSAGQSVILQGMRKLKHLAKSGVLGSFFGLIISIPIYYFFGIKGIVPTLILNSITTLLLTWYFSKKIKIEKQKITPKQTFQEGKEMLKMGLAMSLTNILVLGIGYIIRIYIVRIGGTEEVGLFTAGFAIVNGYVGLIFTAMGTDYYPRLAGVNKDNQKCKEIINQQAEVAILILAPIIMIFLLTAPYAVSLLYSNKFVPITGYMQWAMLGMIFKATSWSISFIFVAKQDMKIFLLNEISIKIFNVPLYLLMYKYFGLDGLGIGFMINYFVYFILMYFVSNRKYKFRFVPSFNRLFFICTFLVLLCFILIYLWKSNYVYIPTIILTLICCMYSLKEVDRRMKLKSIICKFRNSST